From a region of the Athene noctua chromosome 14, bAthNoc1.hap1.1, whole genome shotgun sequence genome:
- the LOC141965854 gene encoding cytosolic 5'-nucleotidase 1A-like isoform X1, giving the protein MLALDRLRWGAEAALAKDPSEALVIAVTTRAIFNLEEEHKLYLEKGKEEYTRHQKSNQDKPLQPGTAFAFIQAAQYVNKKILESNPAEKDLFDILVLSNNSPESGVRIINSTKHYGLEISKFCFVSDEDSTQYLKSHGVKLFLSADRTDVCNALRRGVSAALVFQQEVQAPSTPLRVVFDGDAVLFSDETDQVFREQGLEGAVQYERAMEAVPMGEGPLKAFAMHLGKMRNKFSQEKSPIRTYLVTARSGRDMGIRAIKTLREWGLAIDEAFFMDGAPKGPILAQIQPHIFFDDGLHNIQGARNVGVPSAWVPSCC; this is encoded by the exons ATGCTGGCGCTGGACAGGCTGcgctggggagcagaggcagcgCTCGCG AAAGACCCCAGTGAGGCACTGGTCATTGCAGTGACCACCAGAGCCATCTTCAACCTGGAGGAGGAGCACAAGCTCTACCTGGAGAAGGGCAAGGAGGAGTACACAAGGCACCAGAAATCCAACCAAGACAAGCCCCTGCAACCAGGCACAGCCTTTGCCTTCATCCAG GCAGCACAGTATGTGAACAAGAAGATCCTGGAGAGCAACCCAGCAGAGAAGGACCTCTTCGACATCCTGGTGCTCTCCAACAACAGCCCAGAGAGCGGCGTGCGTATCATCAACAGCACCAAGCACTACG GCCTGGAGATCTCCAAGTTCTGCTTCGTCAGCGATGAGGACTCCACACAGTACCTGAAGTCCCACGGGGTCAAGCTCTTTCTCTCAGCTGACAGGACAGATGTCTGCAACGCCCTCCGGAGAG GGGTCTCCGCAGCACTTGTCTTCCAGCAAGAGGTGCAggcccccagcacccctctccgCGTGGTGTTCGATGGGGATGCCGTGCTCTTCTCCGATGAGACGGACCAGGTCTTCcgggagcaggggctggagggggcagTGCAGTACGAGCGGGCGATGGAGGCTGTGCCCATGGGAGAG GGTCCCCTGAAGGCTTTTGCCATGCACCTTGGAAAGATGCGCAACAAGTTCAGCCAGGAAAAATCCCCCATCCGCACCTACCTGGTGACCGCCCGCAGCGGCCGGGACATGGGCATCCGAGCCATCAAGACGCTCCGGGAATGGGGTCTGGCCATTGACGAGGCTTTCTTCATGGACGGGGCTCCCAAGGGCCCCATCCTCGCCCAGATCCAGCCCCACATTTTCTTTGACGATGGGCTTCATAACATCCAGGGAGCTCGAAATGTGGGTGTACCCTCTGCCTGGGTCCCCTCCTGCTGCTGA
- the LOC141965854 gene encoding cytosolic 5'-nucleotidase 1A-like isoform X2: protein MAEPEGTVINTDVKQKDPSEALVIAVTTRAIFNLEEEHKLYLEKGKEEYTRHQKSNQDKPLQPGTAFAFIQAAQYVNKKILESNPAEKDLFDILVLSNNSPESGVRIINSTKHYGLEISKFCFVSDEDSTQYLKSHGVKLFLSADRTDVCNALRRGVSAALVFQQEVQAPSTPLRVVFDGDAVLFSDETDQVFREQGLEGAVQYERAMEAVPMGEGPLKAFAMHLGKMRNKFSQEKSPIRTYLVTARSGRDMGIRAIKTLREWGLAIDEAFFMDGAPKGPILAQIQPHIFFDDGLHNIQGARNVGVPSAWVPSCC from the exons ATGGCAGAGCCTGAAGGCACAGTCATAAACACTGATGTGAAACAG AAAGACCCCAGTGAGGCACTGGTCATTGCAGTGACCACCAGAGCCATCTTCAACCTGGAGGAGGAGCACAAGCTCTACCTGGAGAAGGGCAAGGAGGAGTACACAAGGCACCAGAAATCCAACCAAGACAAGCCCCTGCAACCAGGCACAGCCTTTGCCTTCATCCAG GCAGCACAGTATGTGAACAAGAAGATCCTGGAGAGCAACCCAGCAGAGAAGGACCTCTTCGACATCCTGGTGCTCTCCAACAACAGCCCAGAGAGCGGCGTGCGTATCATCAACAGCACCAAGCACTACG GCCTGGAGATCTCCAAGTTCTGCTTCGTCAGCGATGAGGACTCCACACAGTACCTGAAGTCCCACGGGGTCAAGCTCTTTCTCTCAGCTGACAGGACAGATGTCTGCAACGCCCTCCGGAGAG GGGTCTCCGCAGCACTTGTCTTCCAGCAAGAGGTGCAggcccccagcacccctctccgCGTGGTGTTCGATGGGGATGCCGTGCTCTTCTCCGATGAGACGGACCAGGTCTTCcgggagcaggggctggagggggcagTGCAGTACGAGCGGGCGATGGAGGCTGTGCCCATGGGAGAG GGTCCCCTGAAGGCTTTTGCCATGCACCTTGGAAAGATGCGCAACAAGTTCAGCCAGGAAAAATCCCCCATCCGCACCTACCTGGTGACCGCCCGCAGCGGCCGGGACATGGGCATCCGAGCCATCAAGACGCTCCGGGAATGGGGTCTGGCCATTGACGAGGCTTTCTTCATGGACGGGGCTCCCAAGGGCCCCATCCTCGCCCAGATCCAGCCCCACATTTTCTTTGACGATGGGCTTCATAACATCCAGGGAGCTCGAAATGTGGGTGTACCCTCTGCCTGGGTCCCCTCCTGCTGCTGA